Proteins encoded together in one Telopea speciosissima isolate NSW1024214 ecotype Mountain lineage chromosome 4, Tspe_v1, whole genome shotgun sequence window:
- the LOC122657679 gene encoding protein OBERON 2-like isoform X1 produces MFLCEERYSSLGSINSRETEQMDSAVCDESMDYEAEVKGNGLHLRPVSAGESGEGLPYAPIDWPNPGDNWTWKVGKRKSVRGFWGDRYLYLPIRLQTSLRKRRCFASKHSVEQYIRMEFPDKDVNAFFSSFSWKIPAEKYQAKDQITLEVMLPVEDIAVHSETESQPGSMDCKARNKMCDLQILAGTCSLPAMDCNICCSEPDFCRDCCCILCCKTIDWTYGGYSFIRCEAKVDDNYICGHVAHIECALRSYMAGTVGGRIGLDVEYYCRRCDRRTDLISHVTRLLQTCESLNAWEKIVKILNLGLCILRGSQRKSAKKLLNRMELARRKLKHGTALEEIWKEDDTSAVSAGTVEVAADQDAPDFTTGSEFPLDLNSIQNNSQQPLYITSDHRIATLKLEDEIDEVLQSLKKSQETEYRIAKERLYAKKSFLLSLYEQLDMERSELAKQSSTTEGNSEALLANVLNRVKQINRESARLREMEEVAKGFGRVPKTILTEHFGLEIED; encoded by the exons ATGTTCTTATGCGAAGAGAG ATACAGTTCACTGGGCTCAATCAACTCCAGAGAAACAGAACAGATGGATTCCGCTGTTTGTGATGAAAGTATGGATTATGAGGCTGAGGTAAAAGGAAATGGTCTACATCTCAGGCCAGTTTCCGCAGGAGAATCAGGTGAAGGGCTTCCATACGCTCCTATAGATTGGCCTAACCCTGGTGATAACTGGACTTGGAAGGTAGGAAAAAGGAAATCAGTTCGTGGCTTCTGGGGTGATAGGTACTTGTATCTTCCAATCAGGCTTCAGACGTCCTTGCGTAAGAGACGATGTTTCGCGAGCAAGCATTCAGTTGAACAATATATCCGGATGGAATTCCCTGATAAGGATGTCAatgctttcttttcctcttttagCTGGAAGATCCCTGCAGAAAAGTATCAAGCAAAAG ACCAGATTACTTTGGAAGTTATGCTTCCTGTGGAAGACATTGCTGTACATTCTGAGACTGAGTCACAGCCTGGGAGTATGGATTGTAAGGCTAGAAATAAGATGTGCGATCTCCAAATACTAGCGGGGACCTGTTCTCTTCCAGCCATGGATTGTAATATATGTTGCAGTGAACCTGATTTTTGTCGTGACTGTTGTTGTATACTTTGCTGTAAGACTATTGATTGGACATATGGAGGTTATAGTTTTATTAGATGCGAAGCAAAGGTGGATGATAACTATATTTGTGGGCATGTTGCACACATAGAATGTGCTCTTCGTTCATACATGGCTGGGACcgttggaggaagaattggATTAGATGTTGAATATTATTGCAGACGTTGTGATAGGAGGACAGATCTCATTTCACATGTTACAAGGCTTCTACAGACCTGTGAATCTCTCAATGCTTGGGAGAAGATTGTGAAGATTTTGAACCTAGGTTTGTGCATTTTACGAGGCTCACAAAGAAAAAGCGCAAAGAAGTTGCTGAATCGTATGGAGTTGGCTAGGAGAAAG CTTAAACATGGTACTGCTCTTGAAGAAATTTGGAAAGAAGATGATACATCTGCTGTTTCCGCAG GGACTGTGGAGGTCGCAGCTGATCAAGATGCACCGGATTTCACAACAGGCTCAGAGTTCCCCCTTGATCTCAATAGCATACAGAATAATTCTCAACAACCCCTGTACATAACTTCAGATCACCGGATTGCAACTTTGAAACTTGAAGATGAGATTGACGAGGTCCTCCAATCGTTGAAGAAATCTCAGGAAACAGAATATAGAATTGCTAAGGAGAGGCTTTATGCTAAAAAAAGTTTCCTTCTTAGCCTGTATGAACAGCTCGACATGGAGAGATCTGAACTGGCTAAACAATCATCAACTACTGAAGGTAACTCTGAAGCTTTACTTGCAAATGTCTTGAACAGAGTGAAACAAATAAACAGAGAGTCTGCAAGACTCAGAGAGATGGAGGAAGTAGCCAAGGGATTTGGAAGAGTTCCTAAAACTATTCTAACCGAGCACTTTGGTTTAGAAATTGAAGATTGA
- the LOC122657679 gene encoding protein OBERON 2-like isoform X2 has protein sequence MDSAVCDESMDYEAEVKGNGLHLRPVSAGESGEGLPYAPIDWPNPGDNWTWKVGKRKSVRGFWGDRYLYLPIRLQTSLRKRRCFASKHSVEQYIRMEFPDKDVNAFFSSFSWKIPAEKYQAKDQITLEVMLPVEDIAVHSETESQPGSMDCKARNKMCDLQILAGTCSLPAMDCNICCSEPDFCRDCCCILCCKTIDWTYGGYSFIRCEAKVDDNYICGHVAHIECALRSYMAGTVGGRIGLDVEYYCRRCDRRTDLISHVTRLLQTCESLNAWEKIVKILNLGLCILRGSQRKSAKKLLNRMELARRKLKHGTALEEIWKEDDTSAVSAGTVEVAADQDAPDFTTGSEFPLDLNSIQNNSQQPLYITSDHRIATLKLEDEIDEVLQSLKKSQETEYRIAKERLYAKKSFLLSLYEQLDMERSELAKQSSTTEGNSEALLANVLNRVKQINRESARLREMEEVAKGFGRVPKTILTEHFGLEIED, from the exons ATGGATTCCGCTGTTTGTGATGAAAGTATGGATTATGAGGCTGAGGTAAAAGGAAATGGTCTACATCTCAGGCCAGTTTCCGCAGGAGAATCAGGTGAAGGGCTTCCATACGCTCCTATAGATTGGCCTAACCCTGGTGATAACTGGACTTGGAAGGTAGGAAAAAGGAAATCAGTTCGTGGCTTCTGGGGTGATAGGTACTTGTATCTTCCAATCAGGCTTCAGACGTCCTTGCGTAAGAGACGATGTTTCGCGAGCAAGCATTCAGTTGAACAATATATCCGGATGGAATTCCCTGATAAGGATGTCAatgctttcttttcctcttttagCTGGAAGATCCCTGCAGAAAAGTATCAAGCAAAAG ACCAGATTACTTTGGAAGTTATGCTTCCTGTGGAAGACATTGCTGTACATTCTGAGACTGAGTCACAGCCTGGGAGTATGGATTGTAAGGCTAGAAATAAGATGTGCGATCTCCAAATACTAGCGGGGACCTGTTCTCTTCCAGCCATGGATTGTAATATATGTTGCAGTGAACCTGATTTTTGTCGTGACTGTTGTTGTATACTTTGCTGTAAGACTATTGATTGGACATATGGAGGTTATAGTTTTATTAGATGCGAAGCAAAGGTGGATGATAACTATATTTGTGGGCATGTTGCACACATAGAATGTGCTCTTCGTTCATACATGGCTGGGACcgttggaggaagaattggATTAGATGTTGAATATTATTGCAGACGTTGTGATAGGAGGACAGATCTCATTTCACATGTTACAAGGCTTCTACAGACCTGTGAATCTCTCAATGCTTGGGAGAAGATTGTGAAGATTTTGAACCTAGGTTTGTGCATTTTACGAGGCTCACAAAGAAAAAGCGCAAAGAAGTTGCTGAATCGTATGGAGTTGGCTAGGAGAAAG CTTAAACATGGTACTGCTCTTGAAGAAATTTGGAAAGAAGATGATACATCTGCTGTTTCCGCAG GGACTGTGGAGGTCGCAGCTGATCAAGATGCACCGGATTTCACAACAGGCTCAGAGTTCCCCCTTGATCTCAATAGCATACAGAATAATTCTCAACAACCCCTGTACATAACTTCAGATCACCGGATTGCAACTTTGAAACTTGAAGATGAGATTGACGAGGTCCTCCAATCGTTGAAGAAATCTCAGGAAACAGAATATAGAATTGCTAAGGAGAGGCTTTATGCTAAAAAAAGTTTCCTTCTTAGCCTGTATGAACAGCTCGACATGGAGAGATCTGAACTGGCTAAACAATCATCAACTACTGAAGGTAACTCTGAAGCTTTACTTGCAAATGTCTTGAACAGAGTGAAACAAATAAACAGAGAGTCTGCAAGACTCAGAGAGATGGAGGAAGTAGCCAAGGGATTTGGAAGAGTTCCTAAAACTATTCTAACCGAGCACTTTGGTTTAGAAATTGAAGATTGA
- the LOC122657680 gene encoding probable leucine-rich repeat receptor-like protein kinase At5g49770 isoform X3: MSKSYAPIVLGAAGGLALVLLVIVLVWFYMLQCKNSNKNSETGSSDPSTLVEWNRQAGSSSVGGPPISGPQEGKQFMLDELEDATKQFSENNVIGHGSFGLVYKGLLRDGTVVAVKRRPGPSRQEFVEEACYLSEIRHRNLASLLGYCQEDGSQMLVYEYLPNGNVCGHLYDTGQGSNTKLEFKQRLSIALGAAKGLCHLHSLRPPLVHKNFKTANVLVDENFIAKVADAGVFELLERIEDAGPSSRPMIGNVFQDPEKGELRLFSEMSDVYSFGIFLLELITGQEALRINLRSSESLNQWKVESLASSNNLVDCRLAGNFTLEGMKDLINLASWCMNLAGKVRPKMEMVVTELDRILENERTMTTVMGEGTATVTLGSQLFA; encoded by the exons ATGTCGAAGTCATATGCACCCATAGTTTTAGGTGCTGCAGGAGGACTTGCATTGGTGTTGCTTGTTATTGTGCTTGTGTGGTTTTACATGTTGCAGTGTAAGAATTCAAACAAGAATTCTGAGACAGGTTCTTCAGACCCATCTACACTAG TGGAATGGAATAGGCAAGCTGGATCGAGTTCAGTGGGAGGTCCCCCTATATCAGGACCACAGGAAGGGAAGCAATTCATGCTGGATGAGTTGGAGGATGCAACAAAGCAATTCAGTGAAAACAATGTGATTGGACATGGTAGTTTTGGTTTAGTCTACAAAGGTTTGCTACGTGATGGAACTGTTGTAGCAGTTAAAAGGCGTCCAGGTCCATCCAGGCAAGAATTTGTAGAAGAG GCATGCTACCTGTCGGAGATTCGGCACCGAAACCTTGCTAGTCTTCTTGGTTACTGCCAGGAAGATGGCTCTCAAATGTTAGTTTATGAATATCTGCCCAATGGTAATGTATGTGGTCATCTATATG ATACTGGACAAGGATCAAATACAAAATTGGAGTTCAAACAAAGGCTTTCCATAGCCTTAGGAGCAGCTAAAG GTCTGTGTCATTTGCATAGTCTGAGACCTCCTCTAGTACACAAGAACTTCAAAACGGCTAATGTCTTGGTTGATGAAAACTTCATTGCAAAAGTTGCTGATGCAGGGGTTTTTGAGCTACTTGAAAGAATTGAAGATGCAGGTCCTTCGTCCCGGCCAATGATTGGCAATGTTTTCCAAGATCCAGA GAAAGGAGAATTGAGATTGTTCTCTGAAATGAGTGATGTCTACAGCTTTGGGATATTTCTTTTGGAGCTCATAACTGGACAGGAGGCTTTACGAATTAACCTGAGATCTAGCGAAAGCTTGAACCAGTGG AAGGTTGAATCACTTGCGAGTTCAAACAATCTTGTTGATTGCCGGCTGGCCGGAAACTTCACTTTGGAGGGCATGAAGGATTTGATCAATTTGGCATCATGGTGCATGAACTTAGCAGGAAAAGTGAGACCAAAAATGGAAATGGTTGTGACAGAGCTTGATCGAATACTAGAAAACGAGAGAACAATGACCACAGTAATGGGTGAGGGTACTGCCACAGTCACTCTAGGGAGCCAATTATTTGCTTAA
- the LOC122657680 gene encoding probable serine/threonine-protein kinase PBL28 isoform X1 has product MSKSYAPIVLGAAGGLALVLLVIVLVWFYMLQCKNSNKNSETGSSDPSTLVTVEWNRQAGSSSVGGPPISGPQEGKQFMLDELEDATKQFSENNVIGHGSFGLVYKGLLRDGTVVAVKRRPGPSRQEFVEEACYLSEIRHRNLASLLGYCQEDGSQMLVYEYLPNGNVCGHLYDTGQGSNTKLEFKQRLSIALGAAKGLCHLHSLRPPLVHKNFKTANVLVDENFIAKVADAGVFELLERIEDAGPSSRPMIGNVFQDPEKGELRLFSEMSDVYSFGIFLLELITGQEALRINLRSSESLNQWKVESLASSNNLVDCRLAGNFTLEGMKDLINLASWCMNLAGKVRPKMEMVVTELDRILENERTMTTVMGEGTATVTLGSQLFA; this is encoded by the exons ATGTCGAAGTCATATGCACCCATAGTTTTAGGTGCTGCAGGAGGACTTGCATTGGTGTTGCTTGTTATTGTGCTTGTGTGGTTTTACATGTTGCAGTGTAAGAATTCAAACAAGAATTCTGAGACAGGTTCTTCAGACCCATCTACACTAG TTACAGTGGAATGGAATAGGCAAGCTGGATCGAGTTCAGTGGGAGGTCCCCCTATATCAGGACCACAGGAAGGGAAGCAATTCATGCTGGATGAGTTGGAGGATGCAACAAAGCAATTCAGTGAAAACAATGTGATTGGACATGGTAGTTTTGGTTTAGTCTACAAAGGTTTGCTACGTGATGGAACTGTTGTAGCAGTTAAAAGGCGTCCAGGTCCATCCAGGCAAGAATTTGTAGAAGAG GCATGCTACCTGTCGGAGATTCGGCACCGAAACCTTGCTAGTCTTCTTGGTTACTGCCAGGAAGATGGCTCTCAAATGTTAGTTTATGAATATCTGCCCAATGGTAATGTATGTGGTCATCTATATG ATACTGGACAAGGATCAAATACAAAATTGGAGTTCAAACAAAGGCTTTCCATAGCCTTAGGAGCAGCTAAAG GTCTGTGTCATTTGCATAGTCTGAGACCTCCTCTAGTACACAAGAACTTCAAAACGGCTAATGTCTTGGTTGATGAAAACTTCATTGCAAAAGTTGCTGATGCAGGGGTTTTTGAGCTACTTGAAAGAATTGAAGATGCAGGTCCTTCGTCCCGGCCAATGATTGGCAATGTTTTCCAAGATCCAGA GAAAGGAGAATTGAGATTGTTCTCTGAAATGAGTGATGTCTACAGCTTTGGGATATTTCTTTTGGAGCTCATAACTGGACAGGAGGCTTTACGAATTAACCTGAGATCTAGCGAAAGCTTGAACCAGTGG AAGGTTGAATCACTTGCGAGTTCAAACAATCTTGTTGATTGCCGGCTGGCCGGAAACTTCACTTTGGAGGGCATGAAGGATTTGATCAATTTGGCATCATGGTGCATGAACTTAGCAGGAAAAGTGAGACCAAAAATGGAAATGGTTGTGACAGAGCTTGATCGAATACTAGAAAACGAGAGAACAATGACCACAGTAATGGGTGAGGGTACTGCCACAGTCACTCTAGGGAGCCAATTATTTGCTTAA
- the LOC122657680 gene encoding probable receptor-like protein kinase At1g30570 isoform X2, translating to MSKSYAPIVLGAAGGLALVLLVIVLVWFYMLQCKNSNKNSETGSSDPSTLVTVEWNRQAGSSSVGGPPISGPQEGKQFMLDELEDATKQFSENNVIGHGSFGLVYKGLLRDGTVVAVKRRPGPSRQEFVEEACYLSEIRHRNLASLLGYCQEDGSQMLVYEYLPNGNVCGHLYDTGQGSNTKLEFKQRLSIALGAAKGLCHLHSLRPPLVHKNFKTANVLVDENFIAKVADAGVFELLERIEDAGPSSRPMIGNVFQDPEKGELRLFSEMSDVYSFGIFLLELITGQEALRINLRSSESLNQWVESLASSNNLVDCRLAGNFTLEGMKDLINLASWCMNLAGKVRPKMEMVVTELDRILENERTMTTVMGEGTATVTLGSQLFA from the exons ATGTCGAAGTCATATGCACCCATAGTTTTAGGTGCTGCAGGAGGACTTGCATTGGTGTTGCTTGTTATTGTGCTTGTGTGGTTTTACATGTTGCAGTGTAAGAATTCAAACAAGAATTCTGAGACAGGTTCTTCAGACCCATCTACACTAG TTACAGTGGAATGGAATAGGCAAGCTGGATCGAGTTCAGTGGGAGGTCCCCCTATATCAGGACCACAGGAAGGGAAGCAATTCATGCTGGATGAGTTGGAGGATGCAACAAAGCAATTCAGTGAAAACAATGTGATTGGACATGGTAGTTTTGGTTTAGTCTACAAAGGTTTGCTACGTGATGGAACTGTTGTAGCAGTTAAAAGGCGTCCAGGTCCATCCAGGCAAGAATTTGTAGAAGAG GCATGCTACCTGTCGGAGATTCGGCACCGAAACCTTGCTAGTCTTCTTGGTTACTGCCAGGAAGATGGCTCTCAAATGTTAGTTTATGAATATCTGCCCAATGGTAATGTATGTGGTCATCTATATG ATACTGGACAAGGATCAAATACAAAATTGGAGTTCAAACAAAGGCTTTCCATAGCCTTAGGAGCAGCTAAAG GTCTGTGTCATTTGCATAGTCTGAGACCTCCTCTAGTACACAAGAACTTCAAAACGGCTAATGTCTTGGTTGATGAAAACTTCATTGCAAAAGTTGCTGATGCAGGGGTTTTTGAGCTACTTGAAAGAATTGAAGATGCAGGTCCTTCGTCCCGGCCAATGATTGGCAATGTTTTCCAAGATCCAGA GAAAGGAGAATTGAGATTGTTCTCTGAAATGAGTGATGTCTACAGCTTTGGGATATTTCTTTTGGAGCTCATAACTGGACAGGAGGCTTTACGAATTAACCTGAGATCTAGCGAAAGCTTGAACCAGTGG GTTGAATCACTTGCGAGTTCAAACAATCTTGTTGATTGCCGGCTGGCCGGAAACTTCACTTTGGAGGGCATGAAGGATTTGATCAATTTGGCATCATGGTGCATGAACTTAGCAGGAAAAGTGAGACCAAAAATGGAAATGGTTGTGACAGAGCTTGATCGAATACTAGAAAACGAGAGAACAATGACCACAGTAATGGGTGAGGGTACTGCCACAGTCACTCTAGGGAGCCAATTATTTGCTTAA
- the LOC122657680 gene encoding leucine-rich repeat receptor protein kinase HPCA1-like isoform X5 yields the protein MSKSYAPIVLGAAGGLALVLLVIVLVWFYMLQCKNSNKNSETGSSDPSTLVTVEWNRQAGSSSVGGPPISGPQEGKQFMLDELEDATKQFSENNVIGHGSFGLVYKGLLRDGTVVAVKRRPGPSRQEFVEEACYLSEIRHRNLASLLGYCQEDGSQMLVYEYLPNGNVCGHLYDTGQGSNTKLEFKQRLSIALGAAKGLCHLHSLRPPLVHKNFKTANVLVDENFIAKVADAGVFELLERIEDAGPSSRPMIGNVFQDPEKGELRLFSEMSDVYSFGIFLLELITGQEALRINLRSSESLNQLNHLRVQTILLIAGWPETSLWRA from the exons ATGTCGAAGTCATATGCACCCATAGTTTTAGGTGCTGCAGGAGGACTTGCATTGGTGTTGCTTGTTATTGTGCTTGTGTGGTTTTACATGTTGCAGTGTAAGAATTCAAACAAGAATTCTGAGACAGGTTCTTCAGACCCATCTACACTAG TTACAGTGGAATGGAATAGGCAAGCTGGATCGAGTTCAGTGGGAGGTCCCCCTATATCAGGACCACAGGAAGGGAAGCAATTCATGCTGGATGAGTTGGAGGATGCAACAAAGCAATTCAGTGAAAACAATGTGATTGGACATGGTAGTTTTGGTTTAGTCTACAAAGGTTTGCTACGTGATGGAACTGTTGTAGCAGTTAAAAGGCGTCCAGGTCCATCCAGGCAAGAATTTGTAGAAGAG GCATGCTACCTGTCGGAGATTCGGCACCGAAACCTTGCTAGTCTTCTTGGTTACTGCCAGGAAGATGGCTCTCAAATGTTAGTTTATGAATATCTGCCCAATGGTAATGTATGTGGTCATCTATATG ATACTGGACAAGGATCAAATACAAAATTGGAGTTCAAACAAAGGCTTTCCATAGCCTTAGGAGCAGCTAAAG GTCTGTGTCATTTGCATAGTCTGAGACCTCCTCTAGTACACAAGAACTTCAAAACGGCTAATGTCTTGGTTGATGAAAACTTCATTGCAAAAGTTGCTGATGCAGGGGTTTTTGAGCTACTTGAAAGAATTGAAGATGCAGGTCCTTCGTCCCGGCCAATGATTGGCAATGTTTTCCAAGATCCAGA GAAAGGAGAATTGAGATTGTTCTCTGAAATGAGTGATGTCTACAGCTTTGGGATATTTCTTTTGGAGCTCATAACTGGACAGGAGGCTTTACGAATTAACCTGAGATCTAGCGAAAGCTTGAACCA GTTGAATCACTTGCGAGTTCAAACAATCTTGTTGATTGCCGGCTGGCCGGAAACTTCACTTTGGAGGGCATGA
- the LOC122657680 gene encoding probable serine/threonine-protein kinase PBL28 isoform X4 has product MSKSYAPIVLGAAGGLALVLLVIVLVWFYMLQCKNSNKNSETGSSDPSTLVTVEWNRQAGSSSVGGPPISGPQEGKQFMLDELEDATKQFSENNVIGHGSFGLVYKGLLRDGTVVAVKRRPGPSRQEFVEEACYLSEIRHRNLASLLGYCQEDGSQMLVYEYLPNGNVCGHLYDTGQGSNTKLEFKQRLSIALGAAKGLCHLHSLRPPLVHKNFKTANVLVDENFIAKVADAGVFELLERIEDAGPSSRPMIGNVFQDPEKGELRLFSEMSDVYSFGIFLLELITGQEALRINLRSSESLNQRLNHLRVQTILLIAGWPETSLWRA; this is encoded by the exons ATGTCGAAGTCATATGCACCCATAGTTTTAGGTGCTGCAGGAGGACTTGCATTGGTGTTGCTTGTTATTGTGCTTGTGTGGTTTTACATGTTGCAGTGTAAGAATTCAAACAAGAATTCTGAGACAGGTTCTTCAGACCCATCTACACTAG TTACAGTGGAATGGAATAGGCAAGCTGGATCGAGTTCAGTGGGAGGTCCCCCTATATCAGGACCACAGGAAGGGAAGCAATTCATGCTGGATGAGTTGGAGGATGCAACAAAGCAATTCAGTGAAAACAATGTGATTGGACATGGTAGTTTTGGTTTAGTCTACAAAGGTTTGCTACGTGATGGAACTGTTGTAGCAGTTAAAAGGCGTCCAGGTCCATCCAGGCAAGAATTTGTAGAAGAG GCATGCTACCTGTCGGAGATTCGGCACCGAAACCTTGCTAGTCTTCTTGGTTACTGCCAGGAAGATGGCTCTCAAATGTTAGTTTATGAATATCTGCCCAATGGTAATGTATGTGGTCATCTATATG ATACTGGACAAGGATCAAATACAAAATTGGAGTTCAAACAAAGGCTTTCCATAGCCTTAGGAGCAGCTAAAG GTCTGTGTCATTTGCATAGTCTGAGACCTCCTCTAGTACACAAGAACTTCAAAACGGCTAATGTCTTGGTTGATGAAAACTTCATTGCAAAAGTTGCTGATGCAGGGGTTTTTGAGCTACTTGAAAGAATTGAAGATGCAGGTCCTTCGTCCCGGCCAATGATTGGCAATGTTTTCCAAGATCCAGA GAAAGGAGAATTGAGATTGTTCTCTGAAATGAGTGATGTCTACAGCTTTGGGATATTTCTTTTGGAGCTCATAACTGGACAGGAGGCTTTACGAATTAACCTGAGATCTAGCGAAAGCTTGAACCA AAGGTTGAATCACTTGCGAGTTCAAACAATCTTGTTGATTGCCGGCTGGCCGGAAACTTCACTTTGGAGGGCATGA